A section of the Haloferax sp. Atlit-12N genome encodes:
- a CDS encoding bifunctional 4-hydroxy-2-oxoglutarate aldolase/2-dehydro-3-deoxy-phosphogluconate aldolase produces the protein MVASTAQRIAESGIVAIIRGTDPETAIETVDALRRGGVSTVEITANTEGVLDMIRDVSASFGADEVTVGAGTVLDAETARATTLAGAEFIVTPSFDEGVVETANRYGAPSLVGIATPTEAVNAFEAGADMVKVFPAGTLGPGFVSALGGPLGHIPTVPTGGVGLDNVGEFFDAGATAVGVGSSIVDTEAIARGEFDVIEANARAFREAVEAARSE, from the coding sequence ATGGTCGCTTCCACCGCCCAGCGAATCGCGGAGTCGGGCATCGTCGCAATCATCCGCGGGACCGACCCCGAAACGGCGATCGAGACGGTTGACGCGCTCCGCCGCGGCGGGGTTTCGACGGTCGAGATAACCGCGAACACCGAAGGTGTCCTCGACATGATTCGGGACGTATCAGCGTCGTTCGGTGCCGACGAGGTCACCGTCGGCGCGGGGACCGTCCTCGACGCGGAGACGGCGCGGGCGACGACCCTCGCCGGCGCGGAGTTCATCGTCACGCCGTCGTTCGACGAGGGCGTCGTCGAAACCGCGAACCGTTACGGCGCGCCCTCGCTCGTCGGTATCGCCACGCCGACCGAAGCCGTGAACGCCTTCGAGGCCGGTGCTGACATGGTGAAGGTGTTCCCTGCGGGCACGCTCGGACCGGGGTTCGTCTCGGCGCTCGGCGGCCCGCTCGGCCACATTCCGACCGTTCCGACCGGCGGGGTTGGACTGGACAACGTGGGCGAGTTCTTCGATGCGGGCGCGACGGCCGTCGGCGTCGGGAGCTCCATCGTCGACACCGAAGCCATCGCTCGCGGCGAGTTCGACGTTATTGAAGCGAACGCCCGCGCGTTCAGAGAGGCTGTCGAGGCCGCACGGTCGGAGTAG
- a CDS encoding NAD(P)-dependent alcohol dehydrogenase codes for MRTCELTAVSEFTLVERDLPTIAPDEVLVRIDRVGICGSDLHYYQHGENGGNVVDFPHVLGHEAAGTVVEVGDEVSRVGPDDRVAIEPGLPCGECEYCAGDDTYHLCEDMEYMSSPPVEGALTEYVACPAEYLYALPDSVSLREGALAEPLSVAMHACQRGGVSEGDSVLVTGGGPIGQLVSEVAMARGAETVVLTDVVSEKLELAESRGVDYAVDVTESDPVETIREHVDERGVDVVLESSGFGGAIETTTEAVKRGGTVVFVGIPLEPEFPTDIVETIGQEYDLKGSFRFSNTYPEAIEGIETGRFDVDSIVTFESSFEDTQAAFDRAAEPEEVKGVIRVSDEL; via the coding sequence ATGCGAACCTGCGAGCTCACAGCTGTTAGTGAATTCACACTTGTCGAGCGGGACCTCCCGACAATCGCCCCCGACGAAGTCCTGGTTCGAATCGACCGCGTCGGCATCTGCGGGTCCGACTTACACTACTACCAGCACGGCGAAAACGGCGGTAACGTCGTCGACTTCCCCCACGTCCTCGGTCACGAGGCGGCCGGCACCGTCGTCGAGGTGGGGGACGAAGTCTCCCGCGTCGGTCCCGACGACCGCGTGGCAATCGAACCCGGTCTCCCGTGCGGAGAGTGCGAGTACTGCGCCGGCGACGACACCTACCACCTCTGTGAGGACATGGAGTACATGTCTTCGCCGCCGGTCGAGGGCGCACTAACCGAGTACGTCGCGTGTCCCGCCGAGTACCTGTACGCGCTTCCGGACTCGGTGTCGCTCCGCGAGGGGGCGCTCGCGGAGCCGCTGAGCGTCGCGATGCACGCCTGTCAGCGCGGCGGCGTCTCCGAGGGCGACTCGGTGTTAGTCACGGGCGGCGGTCCCATCGGCCAACTCGTCTCGGAAGTCGCGATGGCCCGCGGAGCCGAGACGGTCGTCTTGACCGACGTGGTCTCCGAAAAGCTCGAACTGGCCGAGTCCCGCGGCGTCGACTACGCGGTCGACGTGACGGAGTCCGACCCCGTCGAGACGATTCGCGAACACGTCGACGAACGCGGCGTCGACGTGGTTCTCGAAAGTTCCGGCTTCGGCGGCGCTATCGAGACGACGACCGAGGCCGTCAAACGCGGCGGCACCGTCGTCTTCGTCGGCATCCCGCTCGAACCCGAGTTCCCCACCGACATCGTCGAGACCATCGGCCAGGAGTACGACCTGAAGGGGTCGTTCAGGTTCAGTAACACGTATCCGGAGGCCATCGAGGGAATCGAAACGGGCCGGTTCGACGTGGACAGTATCGTGACCTTCGAATCGTCGTTCGAGGACACGCAGGCCGCGTTCGACCGCGCGGCCGAGCCCGAAGAAGTAAAAGGCGTAATCCGCGTCAGCGACGAGCTATAA
- a CDS encoding glycoside hydrolase 43 family protein, which translates to MKHTSAVWDPNLDDGQYRNPVIYADYSDPDVVRVGADFFMTASSFNAVPGLPILHSRDLVNWRLINHAIDELPPDFDRPQHGNGVWAPSINYHEGTFYIFYGDPDRGVYMTKTDDPRGRWSDLTLVHEAEGWIDTAPLWDDDGNAYLAHAFAKSRAGFNSVLNIAPMAPDGTHITGESRQVFDGHDDHPTIEGPKLYKRDGSYYIFAPAGGVSDGWQTVLRSDDIYGPYDDRIVLAQGETPINGPHQGALVDLESGEDWFVHFQEADPYGRIVHLQPVAWADGWPVIGRDEDGDGTGEPVRTHQKPDVAAETLPTMVPQTSDDFEAARLGLQWQWHGNPKFGWHSLTDRPGALRLFQQRVDESENLWTAPNLLLQKFPAPAFTATTEVQCGLQEETGHGGLLVMGTEYAYLSIRKSTDGVRLIQGRNTSPSEGDSDTVVERVPLRSSSARLRATVEDGGRVQFAYATDDTGFESIGEPFQAQQGRWIGAKIGLFVAQSPDSAVGDGYCDFEYFEISD; encoded by the coding sequence ATGAAACACACCTCAGCAGTCTGGGACCCGAATCTCGACGACGGCCAGTATCGGAACCCGGTCATATACGCGGACTACTCTGACCCTGACGTCGTTCGCGTGGGTGCTGATTTCTTCATGACCGCTTCGAGCTTCAACGCCGTCCCCGGGCTCCCGATACTCCACTCGCGCGACCTCGTGAACTGGCGACTCATCAATCACGCCATCGACGAGTTACCACCAGATTTCGACCGTCCGCAGCACGGGAACGGCGTCTGGGCGCCCTCGATCAACTACCACGAGGGGACGTTCTACATCTTCTACGGCGACCCCGACCGCGGCGTCTACATGACCAAAACCGACGACCCCCGTGGTCGGTGGTCCGACCTGACGCTCGTACACGAGGCCGAGGGGTGGATCGACACGGCACCGCTGTGGGACGACGACGGGAACGCGTATCTCGCCCACGCGTTCGCAAAGAGCCGTGCTGGCTTCAACAGCGTGCTCAACATCGCCCCGATGGCACCGGACGGGACGCACATCACCGGCGAAAGCAGACAGGTGTTCGACGGCCACGACGACCACCCGACAATCGAGGGACCGAAGCTGTACAAGCGGGACGGGAGTTACTACATCTTCGCGCCCGCCGGTGGCGTTAGCGACGGGTGGCAGACGGTCCTGCGCTCGGACGACATCTACGGCCCGTACGACGACCGAATCGTCCTCGCTCAGGGGGAGACACCGATTAACGGGCCGCACCAGGGAGCGCTCGTAGACTTAGAGAGCGGCGAGGACTGGTTCGTTCACTTCCAAGAGGCCGACCCGTACGGCCGCATCGTCCATCTCCAACCGGTCGCTTGGGCCGACGGGTGGCCCGTCATCGGTCGCGACGAGGACGGCGATGGGACCGGGGAGCCGGTTCGAACGCACCAAAAGCCCGATGTCGCTGCTGAGACGCTTCCGACGATGGTCCCGCAGACCTCCGACGACTTCGAAGCGGCCCGCTTAGGGCTCCAGTGGCAGTGGCACGGGAACCCGAAGTTCGGGTGGCACTCGCTCACCGACCGTCCCGGCGCGCTCCGCCTGTTCCAACAGCGTGTTGATGAGTCTGAGAACCTGTGGACCGCCCCGAACCTCCTTCTCCAGAAGTTCCCCGCCCCGGCGTTCACGGCGACGACAGAAGTCCAGTGCGGTCTCCAAGAAGAAACCGGGCATGGGGGGCTTCTCGTCATGGGCACCGAGTACGCCTACCTCAGTATCCGCAAGAGCACGGACGGAGTCCGCCTGATACAGGGACGTAACACCAGTCCATCGGAGGGCGACTCCGATACGGTCGTTGAGCGAGTGCCCCTCCGAAGCTCGTCCGCACGACTGCGGGCGACCGTCGAAGACGGGGGTCGCGTCCAGTTCGCGTACGCGACGGACGATACCGGCTTCGAGTCGATTGGAGAACCGTTCCAAGCCCAGCAGGGGCGCTGGATCGGTGCCAAAATCGGTCTGTTCGTCGCGCAGTCGCCCGACTCTGCGGTCGGTGACGGGTACTGCGACTTCGAATACTTCGAAATCAGCGACTAA
- a CDS encoding TRAP transporter large permease, which produces MADVVLLGLFIGVLLVLYLFEVPVVYALGLTSLILMWTTSIPFEPLLVAQTMVSGTNSFVLLAIPLFLQTGLLMNKLGLTDVIFDFAKAIVGPIRGGLAHVNIVASIIFSGMTGTAAADAAGLGAIEYRAMREEGYDQGFSVAVTGSSSIIGPIIPPSVPLIIYGILAQVSIGTLFIAGLVPGLVMGVGLMILCSFYAHRNGYEKGDWWSLGEVGRTCYRALPALGTPALIIGGILGGWFTATEAGAVALFYTLIIGTVFYDGLSREELVSSFDEGMTHTATLTFIVAAASLYGFLIRRAQLPEILAQAITGVSTDPLVLMLLIAGVLFIVGLMLETIAAITILTPVFLPIVEQTAISPIHFGVVMIVTLMIGLLTPPFGVILFVLNAVTGVSLERITRHMVPFYLPLLFTLLLIIVFPELVLWLPRAMGLA; this is translated from the coding sequence ATGGCCGACGTCGTCCTGCTCGGCCTGTTCATCGGCGTCCTGCTCGTGCTGTACCTGTTCGAGGTACCCGTCGTGTACGCACTGGGGCTGACGAGTCTCATCCTCATGTGGACCACGTCGATTCCGTTCGAGCCGCTTCTGGTCGCCCAGACGATGGTCTCCGGGACCAACTCCTTCGTCCTGCTGGCGATTCCGCTGTTCCTCCAGACGGGGCTGTTGATGAACAAACTCGGTCTGACGGACGTCATCTTCGACTTCGCGAAGGCCATCGTCGGGCCAATTCGCGGCGGCCTCGCCCACGTCAACATCGTCGCCAGCATCATCTTCTCCGGAATGACGGGGACCGCGGCGGCGGACGCCGCGGGGTTGGGAGCCATCGAGTACCGGGCGATGCGCGAGGAGGGATACGACCAGGGGTTCAGCGTCGCCGTCACCGGGTCGTCGTCCATCATCGGCCCGATTATCCCGCCGAGCGTCCCGCTCATCATCTACGGGATTCTCGCGCAGGTCTCGATTGGCACGCTGTTCATCGCCGGCCTCGTCCCGGGACTGGTGATGGGCGTCGGGTTGATGATACTGTGTAGCTTCTACGCCCATCGGAACGGCTACGAGAAAGGCGACTGGTGGTCCCTCGGCGAAGTCGGCCGGACGTGTTACCGGGCGCTTCCCGCGCTCGGCACCCCGGCGCTCATCATCGGCGGGATTCTCGGCGGCTGGTTCACCGCGACCGAGGCGGGCGCAGTCGCGCTGTTCTACACGCTCATCATCGGGACCGTCTTCTACGACGGCCTCTCGCGCGAGGAACTCGTCTCATCGTTCGACGAGGGAATGACCCACACCGCGACGCTCACGTTCATCGTCGCGGCGGCGTCCCTGTACGGCTTCCTCATCCGGCGTGCACAGCTCCCAGAGATTCTCGCACAGGCGATTACGGGCGTGTCGACGGACCCGCTCGTGCTCATGTTGCTCATCGCCGGCGTCCTGTTCATCGTCGGGCTGATGCTGGAGACGATTGCGGCGATAACCATCCTCACGCCGGTGTTCCTCCCCATCGTCGAGCAGACCGCAATCAGCCCGATTCACTTCGGCGTCGTGATGATCGTCACGCTGATGATCGGCCTGCTCACGCCGCCGTTCGGCGTCATCCTGTTCGTGCTCAACGCCGTCACCGGCGTCTCGCTCGAACGGATTACTCGGCACATGGTCCCGTTCTACCTGCCGCTTCTGTTCACCCTCCTGTTGATTATCGTCTTCCCGGAGCTCGTCCTCTGGCTGCCCCGCGCGATGGGGCTCGCCTGA
- a CDS encoding right-handed parallel beta-helix repeat-containing protein produces the protein MFLTSSSLGWTRRILVVLVVVSLFVPLGSPVAAAQSEANTTFVESDINADTTWTPEDGPYRIIQSVHIDPGTTLTIRPGTDVQLAEGITLSVDGSLVVDGTAAQSVTISRSAGAAAERRWASIRYNGTSESRLVVRNTTLQGGTSGVTVARADGSITITDSTFRDFSNAGLSVGDTASTPPISIERSAFRRIDGHAIRATPLAGATGATSVTASPVERGNRSNHTLSLDAGVGVTFDTIELRYTDSGSVDDVDAKSIARIGLDSNRNGTIERSFDSLVTDVSGTDGRVRISLSRPVSIPSDGRLLVEYGDVVNPETRGFYPVAVDLRKGTVSQLSDGVRGSLAVGNVISPVDERAASTTRVRQLTVRESTFRDINGSGVFAAADSVGRLWALNNEISATAGSGIAVRAAQSDTSLLHNHITAGDAGIQLDARDETTATVAGNEIRGARTGIRIRQSGTQLPQPGAVTIRDNTLADNVGHGVDLTARSLELNLQLTDNAIRGNGGDAVHVNNWLTRGSDVRGNRLIENGGDGFALDGTVVSGLTLADNTARGNEGAGLELQTGAAARGVDVRNNTVRDNGGHAVSVRSNLIIHRTNVSENRLANNAGAGLVVASPITHRGELSVANNTIAANSYGVVVRGVVETDVRDNDIVFNTNAFADPVPVSRVTPGTGVYLAEGASGAIINQAESTVPLEELVANPELTQRLTVARLWDDTVVVLRTDGESETRSAEASALTIRRVSGALPTGIGVQTAGEGTRTHHVVNNSIYGQDRGLTVDIKPLVSANATARIVVDPIRTVDAESNYWGAASGPYHSSILPSGEGNPVVTERGWVDFTPFRTAAPDELYTRPTARIDAPATATAADELRLSGAGSTSDTSAVGRYHFFVNGTERVQSTPELSVTMSEQPLDVGLAVESRLGIDSDTVTTTIGVAPPEVTPTVTTAASPNTAGATTTAQSPTNDSTDDGFLGGLASVWGLLGSGLYVGALGLGGYGMVLTLQRRSPPVSGLRIQLLAGAAVLVWLIGGLVGTASLVGVGLAAGVAWAGLTGVAYVLATRG, from the coding sequence ATGTTCTTAACTTCCTCATCTCTCGGTTGGACTCGGCGAATACTGGTCGTACTCGTCGTCGTGTCGCTTTTCGTCCCACTCGGCAGTCCGGTGGCGGCCGCCCAAAGCGAGGCGAACACCACGTTCGTGGAATCGGACATCAACGCGGACACGACGTGGACGCCGGAAGACGGCCCCTACCGAATCATCCAGAGCGTCCACATCGACCCCGGGACGACGCTGACGATACGACCCGGGACCGACGTTCAACTCGCCGAGGGAATCACGCTCTCCGTGGACGGCTCACTCGTCGTCGACGGCACGGCGGCCCAGTCGGTGACGATTTCACGGTCTGCGGGTGCCGCCGCCGAGCGCCGGTGGGCGAGCATCCGCTACAACGGGACGAGCGAGTCTCGGCTTGTCGTACGCAACACGACCCTGCAGGGCGGAACGAGCGGCGTCACCGTGGCCCGCGCGGACGGGTCGATTACGATTACCGACTCAACGTTCCGAGACTTTTCGAACGCCGGGCTGTCGGTCGGCGACACCGCGTCGACGCCGCCGATTAGCATCGAGCGGTCGGCGTTCCGCCGTATCGACGGGCACGCGATTCGGGCGACCCCGCTGGCTGGTGCGACCGGTGCGACTTCGGTTACGGCGTCGCCCGTGGAGCGCGGCAACCGGTCGAACCACACGCTGTCGCTCGATGCCGGCGTCGGCGTGACGTTCGACACGATAGAACTCCGGTACACCGATTCCGGGTCGGTCGACGACGTCGACGCGAAGAGCATCGCCCGAATCGGCCTCGATAGCAACCGAAACGGAACGATAGAGCGGTCGTTCGACTCGCTCGTCACCGATGTCTCAGGGACGGACGGACGCGTGCGAATCTCGCTGTCGAGGCCGGTCAGTATCCCGAGTGACGGCCGACTCCTCGTGGAGTACGGGGACGTGGTCAACCCGGAGACGCGCGGTTTCTATCCCGTTGCGGTCGACCTCCGCAAGGGGACAGTCTCACAGCTCTCGGACGGCGTTCGGGGCTCGCTCGCCGTCGGAAACGTCATATCGCCGGTCGACGAGCGCGCCGCGTCCACGACGCGCGTGCGACAGCTCACCGTTCGCGAGTCGACGTTCCGCGATATCAACGGGAGCGGGGTCTTCGCCGCCGCCGACAGCGTCGGTCGCCTCTGGGCGTTGAACAACGAGATTTCGGCGACCGCGGGCAGCGGAATCGCGGTTCGCGCGGCCCAGAGCGATACGTCGCTGCTGCACAACCACATCACCGCCGGTGACGCCGGTATCCAACTCGACGCTCGCGACGAGACGACGGCGACCGTGGCCGGAAACGAGATTCGCGGCGCTCGGACCGGCATCCGTATCCGCCAGTCGGGAACCCAACTCCCGCAACCCGGCGCGGTTACCATCCGTGACAACACGCTCGCGGACAACGTCGGCCACGGCGTCGACCTCACCGCTCGCAGTCTCGAACTGAATCTGCAACTCACCGACAACGCGATTCGCGGTAACGGCGGGGACGCTGTCCACGTCAACAACTGGCTGACGAGAGGGAGCGACGTTCGTGGGAACCGGCTCATCGAGAACGGCGGCGACGGGTTCGCCCTCGATGGGACCGTCGTGTCGGGCCTCACACTGGCTGACAACACCGCCCGGGGCAACGAGGGAGCGGGACTGGAGCTCCAGACGGGAGCGGCGGCACGCGGGGTCGACGTCCGGAATAACACCGTCCGCGATAACGGGGGTCACGCCGTTTCGGTCCGCTCGAACCTGATTATTCACCGGACGAACGTCAGCGAGAACCGACTGGCGAACAACGCCGGTGCGGGACTGGTCGTCGCCAGCCCGATAACGCACCGCGGCGAGCTTTCGGTCGCCAACAACACTATCGCCGCCAACTCCTACGGCGTCGTCGTCCGCGGGGTCGTCGAGACCGACGTTCGGGACAACGACATCGTGTTCAACACGAACGCCTTTGCGGACCCGGTTCCCGTTTCGAGGGTGACGCCGGGAACCGGCGTGTACCTCGCCGAGGGCGCGTCCGGTGCGATCATCAACCAGGCCGAATCGACGGTTCCGCTGGAAGAACTCGTCGCCAATCCCGAGTTGACACAGCGGCTCACGGTCGCTCGGCTCTGGGACGACACGGTCGTCGTCCTCCGGACGGACGGCGAAAGCGAGACGCGGAGCGCGGAAGCCAGCGCCCTGACGATTCGTCGCGTGAGCGGCGCGCTCCCGACGGGCATCGGGGTCCAAACGGCCGGCGAGGGAACCAGGACCCACCACGTCGTCAACAACAGTATCTACGGCCAAGACCGCGGCCTCACGGTCGATATCAAGCCGCTGGTCAGCGCGAACGCGACCGCCCGAATCGTGGTGGACCCGATTCGGACCGTCGACGCCGAGTCCAACTACTGGGGCGCTGCCAGCGGTCCGTATCACTCGTCGATTCTCCCGTCCGGAGAGGGGAACCCCGTCGTCACCGAGCGCGGCTGGGTCGATTTCACGCCGTTCCGAACCGCGGCACCCGACGAGCTGTACACCCGTCCGACCGCCCGAATCGATGCTCCGGCGACAGCGACCGCCGCGGACGAACTCCGACTGTCCGGGGCCGGCTCGACGAGCGACACCTCAGCAGTCGGTCGCTATCACTTCTTCGTGAACGGGACCGAGCGAGTGCAGTCGACCCCCGAACTCAGCGTCACGATGAGCGAACAGCCTCTCGACGTCGGGTTAGCCGTCGAGAGTCGACTCGGCATCGACAGCGACACCGTCACGACGACGATTGGTGTCGCGCCACCCGAAGTGACTCCGACGGTGACGACAGCGGCCTCCCCGAACACGGCGGGGGCGACGACCACGGCTCAGTCGCCGACGAACGATTCGACCGACGACGGGTTCCTCGGCGGATTGGCCTCGGTGTGGGGCCTTCTCGGAAGCGGGCTCTACGTGGGTGCGCTGGGTCTCGGCGGCTACGGAATGGTCCTGACCCTTCAGCGTCGGTCGCCACCGGTGAGCGGTCTTCGAATACAGCTGTTGGCTGGCGCGGCCGTCCTCGTCTGGCTCATCGGCGGACTCGTCGGCACCGCCTCGCTGGTCGGCGTCGGTCTCGCCGCGGGTGTCGCGTGGGCCGGACTCACTGGGGTCGCATATGTCTTGGCGACGCGAGGGTGA
- a CDS encoding SDR family NAD(P)-dependent oxidoreductase: protein MVETSPTVTVSDSAAVVIGGTSGIGRAIALAFADDGADVVATSRSADAVEETAEELRARGAKTAEVTCDVRDDESIENLYEVASDAIGDIDILVNSAGSVARASVSEMSDDQWNQDIDVNLTGVFRACRVFGREMESGSIVNISSMSAQQSREERPAYCAAKSGVNGLTRAASADLAPDVRVNAIEPGFVKTPLAGDGFNEGTELREKIDEGTPMERVATPDEIAGAAVYLASDAASFTTGAVITVDGGYNDNAL from the coding sequence ATGGTGGAGACATCACCCACGGTTACCGTATCGGATAGCGCTGCGGTCGTCATCGGCGGTACGAGCGGCATCGGCCGAGCCATCGCGCTCGCCTTCGCCGACGACGGTGCCGACGTTGTGGCGACGAGTCGCAGCGCGGACGCCGTCGAAGAGACCGCCGAAGAGCTCCGCGCTCGCGGTGCGAAGACCGCCGAAGTGACGTGTGACGTCCGAGACGACGAATCGATAGAGAACCTCTACGAAGTCGCCAGCGACGCCATCGGCGACATCGACATCCTCGTGAACTCGGCGGGGTCGGTCGCGAGAGCGTCCGTCTCCGAGATGAGCGACGACCAGTGGAACCAAGACATCGACGTGAACCTGACGGGCGTCTTCCGGGCGTGCCGCGTCTTCGGTCGCGAGATGGAGTCTGGAAGCATCGTGAACATCTCTTCGATGTCCGCACAGCAGTCCCGCGAGGAGCGCCCGGCCTACTGCGCCGCGAAGAGCGGTGTGAACGGGCTTACGCGCGCCGCGTCGGCCGACCTCGCGCCCGACGTGCGCGTCAACGCCATCGAGCCGGGATTCGTCAAGACCCCGCTCGCCGGCGACGGCTTCAACGAGGGAACCGAACTGCGAGAGAAAATAGACGAGGGAACGCCGATGGAACGCGTCGCGACGCCGGACGAAATCGCGGGCGCGGCCGTCTACCTCGCCAGCGACGCGGCGTCGTTCACGACGGGCGCGGTCATCACGGTCGACGGCGGCTACAACGACAACGCGTTATAG
- the kdgK1 gene encoding bifunctional 2-dehydro-3-deoxygluconokinase/2-dehydro-3-deoxygalactonokinase — translation MTPELVTFGETMVRLSPPRGGRLETSDTLRFSTAGAESNVAIAASRLGADAAWLSKLPDSALGRRVATDVRRHGVEPAVVWSDDHRQGTYYLEHGGEPRGTSVIYDRADAAVTTATPDELPTRLLEDAAYYYTSGITPALSDQLESTTRSLLDAARSAGATTAFDLNYRSKLWSPEAARETLEPLFPLVDVFVVAARDARTVLGRDGDAAAIAASLEAEFGFETVLVTRGDEGALARVDGETYEQGAFETETVDPIGTGDAFVGGYLASRIHGEPVPDALETGAATAALKRTLDGDLAIITPTEVERVCEQSSGGISR, via the coding sequence GTGACGCCTGAACTGGTGACGTTCGGCGAGACGATGGTTCGCCTATCACCTCCGAGAGGAGGCCGCTTAGAGACGAGTGACACGCTACGGTTCAGCACCGCCGGGGCGGAGTCGAACGTCGCAATCGCGGCTAGCAGGCTCGGAGCCGACGCCGCGTGGCTGTCGAAACTCCCCGACTCAGCGCTCGGCCGCCGGGTCGCGACCGACGTGCGTCGACACGGCGTCGAACCCGCGGTCGTCTGGAGCGACGACCACCGACAAGGAACGTACTACCTCGAACATGGCGGCGAGCCGCGTGGCACGTCGGTCATCTACGACCGGGCGGACGCCGCGGTGACGACCGCGACGCCCGACGAACTCCCGACGCGCCTCCTCGAAGACGCGGCCTACTACTACACGAGCGGCATCACGCCCGCACTGTCCGACCAGTTGGAATCGACGACGCGTTCGCTTCTCGACGCCGCGCGGAGCGCGGGGGCGACCACCGCATTCGACCTGAACTATCGGTCGAAGCTGTGGAGTCCTGAAGCGGCACGCGAGACGCTCGAACCGCTCTTCCCGCTCGTCGACGTATTCGTCGTTGCGGCGCGCGACGCCCGAACCGTCCTCGGACGCGACGGCGACGCGGCCGCAATTGCGGCGTCACTCGAAGCGGAGTTCGGCTTCGAGACGGTGCTCGTCACACGCGGCGACGAAGGCGCACTCGCCCGCGTCGACGGCGAGACGTACGAGCAGGGTGCGTTCGAAACCGAGACAGTCGACCCGATCGGTACGGGCGACGCCTTCGTCGGCGGCTATCTCGCCTCGCGGATTCACGGTGAACCCGTCCCCGACGCACTCGAAACAGGCGCTGCGACGGCGGCCCTCAAGCGAACGCTGGATGGTGACTTAGCTATCATCACTCCCACCGAAGTCGAGCGCGTGTGCGAGCAGTCCAGTGGTGGCATCAGCCGGTAA
- a CDS encoding Rid family detoxifying hydrolase: MKELTTADAPDSIGPYSQGIVSGDKLYVSGQGPVDPETGEVIDGTPAEQTKRTLENVEAILEAGGSSLADVVKATVFLKDMRYYDEVNEVYGEYMSAPYPARSAVEVVKLPVDIDVEIEVVAER, encoded by the coding sequence ATGAAAGAACTAACCACAGCGGACGCACCGGACAGCATCGGACCGTACTCGCAGGGCATCGTCTCGGGGGACAAACTCTACGTCTCTGGACAGGGGCCCGTCGACCCCGAAACGGGTGAAGTCATCGACGGGACACCGGCGGAACAGACGAAGCGAACCCTCGAGAACGTCGAGGCGATTCTGGAGGCCGGCGGATCGTCGCTCGCGGACGTGGTGAAAGCCACCGTCTTCCTCAAGGACATGCGCTACTACGACGAGGTGAACGAGGTTTACGGCGAGTACATGTCGGCACCGTATCCGGCACGGAGCGCCGTCGAGGTCGTGAAACTCCCCGTCGACATCGACGTGGAAATCGAGGTCGTCGCCGAGCGGTGA
- a CDS encoding SDR family NAD(P)-dependent oxidoreductase produces the protein MVELSLRDRPAIVTGASRGIGREIAARFAEAGGDVAICSRSLDDVRPVAEELTTAHDGRVVPVECDVTDRDEVRTLVDTALDEFGEVKVLVNNAGGSDESANVAHRCDEETFERMVDLNLKSQFLLSKEVLPAMVAAGGGSMVHMGSVNGLFGIGLSGYSEAKSGLLAMSRNIAAHYGQHGVRSNVISAGTIETASRREEMENTEGRSDSNAREGWLDQYPLGRFGTPREVADTSLFLASELSSFITGENVVLDGGLTTSLSTSFINEVYDADEVPSRR, from the coding sequence ATGGTTGAGTTATCACTACGAGACCGTCCGGCAATCGTAACCGGTGCCTCTCGAGGTATCGGTCGCGAAATCGCGGCACGATTTGCGGAGGCTGGCGGAGACGTCGCCATCTGCTCGCGCTCGTTGGACGACGTGAGACCGGTCGCAGAGGAGCTCACCACCGCACACGACGGCCGGGTCGTTCCGGTCGAGTGCGACGTGACCGACCGCGACGAGGTTCGAACCCTCGTCGATACCGCGCTCGACGAGTTCGGCGAGGTCAAGGTGCTGGTGAACAACGCGGGCGGGTCAGACGAGTCCGCGAACGTGGCGCACCGCTGCGACGAGGAGACGTTCGAGCGGATGGTCGACCTGAACCTCAAGAGCCAGTTCCTCCTGAGCAAGGAGGTCCTCCCGGCCATGGTCGCCGCCGGCGGAGGTTCGATGGTCCACATGGGCTCGGTCAACGGGCTCTTCGGCATCGGTTTATCCGGCTACTCGGAGGCGAAAAGCGGTCTCCTCGCGATGTCGCGAAACATCGCGGCCCACTACGGCCAACACGGTGTTCGCTCGAACGTTATCTCCGCAGGGACGATAGAAACCGCGAGCAGGCGCGAGGAGATGGAGAACACAGAGGGCCGGAGTGATTCGAACGCGCGCGAAGGCTGGCTCGACCAGTACCCGCTCGGTCGCTTCGGGACGCCGCGTGAGGTCGCGGACACCTCGCTGTTCCTCGCATCGGAGCTGTCCAGTTTCATCACCGGCGAGAACGTCGTCCTCGACGGCGGCCTCACGACGAGTCTCTCGACGTCGTTCATCAATGAAGTGTACGACGCGGACGAAGTACCATCACGACGGTAA